A DNA window from Ipomoea triloba cultivar NCNSP0323 chromosome 10, ASM357664v1 contains the following coding sequences:
- the LOC116031856 gene encoding probable beta-D-xylosidase 5, with translation MARLNHFIILVIFFIFSSTTYARKLYSNPSSSSNNSSAQIIRHACHPSRFSNLGLDMKRFGFCNKSLPYEVRVKDLVDRMTLAEKVRQLGDKAQGVERIGLPSYNWWSEALHGVSDIGDGATQFSEDGVPGATSFPMVITTAASFNESLWRRVGEAVSSEARAMHNLGHAGLTYWSPNINPVRDPRWGRALETPGEDPFVVGKYAVNFVRGLQDVEGSSGNATTDLNARPLKVAACCKHYAAYDVDNWKGVTREHFDSRVTEQDMLETFLKPFEMCVKDGDVASVMCSYNRVNGIPTCADPKLLKDTIRGEWDLHGYIVSDCDSIDVMVNDHKWLSDQPEDAVAQTLKAGLDLDCGEFYTNYTSGAVVQGKVREAEIDKALKNLYTVLMRLGFFDGSPKFEKLGKNDICSKENIELATEAAREGIVLLKNDNTALPFNPQNIKTLAVVGPHANATEVMIGNYKGVPCNYTSPVDGFSVYTKVDFQMGCADVICKNDSLIFPAMRAAEKADATVILAGLDLTVEAESLDREDLLLPGFQTQLINQVASAAKGPVILVLMSAGGVDISFAKDNNNIPAILWAGYPGEEGGRAIAEVIFGKYTPGGKLPLTWHNNSYVDALPMTSMPLRPLHQLGYPGRTYKFFNGDTVYPFGHGLSYTNFTYKITSPPTQLDVKLNKFQHCRNLNYTAAGASSRNDCPALLIEDLNCTDSHRVKFGVEVTNVGKVSGSEVVMVYWVPPAKIAGAPLKQLIGFKKVMVGAGKTEKVEFLVDPCKSLGLVDYKAYNLLASGEHKIMLGDHDKPSFTLKLNFVRT, from the exons ATGGCTAGGCTTAACCACTTCATTATTCTTGtgattttcttcattttctcatCGACAACTTATGCTAGAAAACTCTACTCAAATCCATCATCATCTTCCAATAATTCTTCCGCTCAAATAATTCGTCACGCTTGTCATCCTTCAAGATTCTCGAACCTCGGACTGGACATGAAAAGATTCGGGTTTTGCAACAAATCTCTGCCGTACGAGGTTAGAGTTAAGGATTTAGTGGACAGGATGACGTTAGCAGAGAAAGTGCGGCAGCTCGGGGACAAAGCCCAAGGGGTTGAGCGGATCGGGCTGCCGAGCTACAACTGGTGGTCGGAGGCTTTACACGGGGTTTCCGACATCGGGGACGGCGCCACCCAGTTCTCCGAGGACGGCGTCCCGGGCGCGACGAGCTTCCCGATGGTGATCACGACGGCGGCGTCGTTCAACGAGTCGCTGTGGCGGCGGGTCGGCGAGGCGGTGTCGAGCGAGGCGAGGGCGATGCACAATCTGGGGCATGCGGGTCTGACGTATTGGAGCCCCAACATTAACCCGGTGAGGGACCCGCGGTGGGGGAGAGCGCTGGAGACGCCCGGGGAAGACCCCTTCGTGGTCGGGAAATACGCCGTTAACTTCGTTAGGGGTTTGCAGGACGTTGAAGGGAGTAGTGGTAATGCCACTACGGACTTGAACGCTAGGCCTCTTAAAGTGGCGGCTTGTTGCAAGCACTATGCTGCTTATGATGTTGATAATTGGAAAGGCGTTACCCGCGAACATTTTGACTCCAGA GTGACTGAACAAGATATGCTGGAGACATTTTTGAAGCCATTTGAAATGTGTGTGAAAGATGGCGATGTTGCAAGTGTTATGTGCTCTTACAATAGGGTTAATGGCATCCCTACATGTGCTGATCCAAAGCTCCTGAAAGACACCATTAGAGGAGAATGGGACCTTCATGG ATATATAGTTTCGGACTGTGATTCTATTGATgtaatggtgaatgatcacaagTGGCTAAGTGACCAACCAGAAGATGCTGTTGCACAAACACTCAAGGCAG GTTTGGATTTGGATTGTGGGGAATTCTACACAAACTATACAAGTGGTGCAGTGGTGCAAGGGAAAGTGAGGGAGGCAGAAATTGACAAGGCTCTGAAGAACCTGTACACAGTGTTAATGAGGTTAGGGTTCTTTGATGGAAGCCCTAAGTTTGAAAAGCTTGGAAAGAATGATATATGCTCAAAAGAGAACATTGAGTTGGCCACAGAAGCAGCAAGAGAGGGGATTGTTCTTCTCAAGAATGACAACACTGCTTTACCTTTCAACCCTCAAAACATCAAAACCCTAGCTGTTGTTGGACCCCATGCAAATGCAACCGAGGTCATGATTGGCAATTACAagg GTGTGCCATGCAACTATACATCACCAGTGGACGGATTTTCAGTGTACACTAAAGTGGACTTTCAAATGGGATGCGCAGATGTAATATGCAAGAACGACAGCTTGATTTTCCCGGCGATGAGGGCGGCGGAGAAGGCTGACGCCACCGTGATTCTTGCAGGGCTAGACTTGACCGTGGAGGCGGAAAGCTTGGACAGGGAGGACCTTCTTCTCCCGGGCTTCCAAACGCAGCTCATCAACCAAGTCGCCTCCGCCGCCAAAGGCCCAGTAATCCTCGTCCTCATGAGCGCCGGCGGCGTAGACATCTCCTTCGCCAAGGACAACAACAACATCCCGGCCATCCTCTGGGCCGGATACCCCGGCGAAGAAGGCGGCCGAGCCATCGCCGAGGTTATTTTCGGGAAATACACCCCCGGAGGAAAACTGCCCTTAACGTGGCACAATAACAGCTACGTAGACGCCCTGCCGATGACCTCCATGCCCTTAAGGCCCCTCCATCAATTAGGCTATCCAGGAAGGACCTACAAGTTCTTCAACGGCGACACGGTCTACCCGTTCGGCCACGGCCTCAGCTACACAAATTTCACCTACAAAATCACCTCCCCGCCGACCCAACTCGACGTTAAACTCAACAAATTCCAGCACTGCCGGAATCTCAACTACACCGCCGCCGGCGCGTCGTCCCGCAACGACTGCCCGGCGCTCCTGATAGAAGACTTGAACTGCACCGATAGCCACCGGGTAAAGTTCGGGGTGGAGGTTACGAATGTGGGGAAAGTGAGCGGGAGCGAGGTGGTGATGGTGTACTGGGTCCCGCCGGCGAAGATCGCCGGAGCGCCGTTGAAACAGTTGATAGGGTTCAAGAAGGTGATGGTGGGTGCTGGGAAGACTGAAAAAGTTGAGTTTTTGGTGGACCCTTGTAAGAGCTTAGGGTTGGTGGACTATAAGGCTTATAATCTGTTGGCTTCTGGTGAGCACAAGATTATGCTTGGAGATCATGACAAGCCCTCGTTCACTCTTAAGCTTAACTTTGTGCGTACTTAA